The Acidimicrobiales bacterium genomic sequence GAAGACCCGGATGAACAGCTCACCGATGGTCTTGCGCTTCTCCTCGGGGTCGATGACCCCGGCGAGGCGCTCGAAGAAGCGGTCGGCGGCACGCACGTGGACGAGCTCGATGCCCTGGTGCCGGCGGAAGGTCTCGACGACCTGGTCGCCCTCGTCGCGGCGCATCAGGCCGGTGTCGACGAACACGCAGGTGAGCTGGCTGCCGACGGCCTTGTGCACGAGGGCGGCGGCGACGGCGGAGTCCACGCCGCCGGAGAGCCCGCAGATGACCTTCTCGTCGCCCACCTGGGCGCGGATGGCCTCGACGGACTGGTCGATGATCGACCGCATCGTCCACGAGGGCGAGCAGCCGGCGCCCTCGTAGAGGAAGCGCTCGAGGATGGCCTGACCCTGGGGGGTGTGGACCACCTCGGGGTGGAACTGGGTGGCGAAGATACGCCGGTCGGGGTCCTCGAAGGCCGCGGCGGGCACGTCCGCGGTGCGGGCGGTGATGGTGAAGCCCTCGGGCGCGGCCACGATGGAGTCGAAGTGGCTCATCCAGACGTCCTGGGTGGCCGGCGGGAAGTCGTGGATGAGCACCCCGGGGTTGGTGACCTCGAGCTGGGTGCGCCCGTACTCGCCCTTCCCGGTGCCCTCGACGGCGCCGCCGAGCTGCAGGGCGACGAGCTGGGCGCCGTAGCAGATGCCGAGCAGGGGGACGCCGAGCTCGTAGATCTCGGGATCGAGCCGGGGGGCGCCTTCGACGTTCACGGAGGCCGGGCCGCCGGACAAGATGATGGCGGCGGGCGCCCGGGTCGCGACCTCGGCGGCGCTCACCGAGTGGGGGACGATCTCGCTGAAGACGTGGGCCTCACGGACCCGGCGCGCGATGAGCTGTGCGTACTGGGCGCCGAAGTCGACGACCAGGACGGTGGGCGTGACCTCGTCGGTCGCCGCTGCCTGGCTCAGTGACCCATCCCCACGCCCTGGGCCTTCTGGAGGTTCTTGCCCTCGGTCTGGAGCGCGGGCGCCACCATGACCTCGGCCTTCTGGAACTCCTTGACCGACTCGTAGCCGCACGTGGCCATCGAAGTGCGCAGGCCCCCGAAGAGGTTCATGCGGCCGTCGTTCTCGTGGGCGGGGCCGACGAGGATCTCCTCGAGGGTGCCCCGGGTGACGGTCTGGACCCGGGCGCCGCGGGGCAGCGTCGGGTGGAAGGTGGCCATGCCCCAGTGGTAACCCCGGCCCGGCGCCTCGCTGGCGGCGGCGAGGGGCGAGCCGATCATCACGGCGTCGGCGCCACAGACGATGGCCTTGGCGATGTCGCCGCCCGTGCCCATGCCGCCGTCGGCGATGACGTGGACGTAGACGCCGGTCTCGTCGAGGTGACGCATGCGGGCGGCCCGGGCGTCGGCGATGGCGGTGGCCTGCGGGACCCCGAGGCCGAGCACCGCACGGGTGGTGCAGGCGTGGCCGGGGCCGACACCCACGAGCACGCCGGCGGCGCCGGTGCGCATGAGGTGCAGGGCGGCCTGGTAGCTGGCGCAGCCGCCCACGATCACGGGGATGTCGAGCTCACGCACGAAGCGCTTCAGGTTGAGGGGCTCGGCGGTCTTGGAGACGTGCTCGGCCGACACGACCGTGCCCTGGATGACGAGGAGGTCGAGCTCGGCGTCGAGGATCTCCTTGGCGAAGGCCTCGGTGCGCTGTGGGGTGACCGAGGCGCACGACACGACCCCGGCCTCTTTGATCTGGCGGATGCGCTCACCGATGAGCTCGGGGATGATGGGCGCCGAGTAGATGTCCTGCATGCGCAGGGTGGCCTTCTCGGGCGGGAGCTCGGCGATCTCGGCGAACAGCGTGTCGGGGTCCTCGTAGCGGGTCCAGAGGCCCTCGAGGTTGAGCACGCCCACGCCGCCCAGCCGGCCGATCTCGATGGCGGTGGCCGGGCTGACCACGCCGTCCATGGCCGAGGCCATGAGGGGGAGCTCGAAGTTGAAGGCGTCGATCTCCCACGAGATGTCGACGTCTTCGGGGTCGCGCGTGCGACGGCTGGGGACGATGGCGATGTCGTCGAAC encodes the following:
- the guaA gene encoding glutamine-hydrolyzing GMP synthase codes for the protein MSQAAATDEVTPTVLVVDFGAQYAQLIARRVREAHVFSEIVPHSVSAAEVATRAPAAIILSGGPASVNVEGAPRLDPEIYELGVPLLGICYGAQLVALQLGGAVEGTGKGEYGRTQLEVTNPGVLIHDFPPATQDVWMSHFDSIVAAPEGFTITARTADVPAAAFEDPDRRIFATQFHPEVVHTPQGQAILERFLYEGAGCSPSWTMRSIIDQSVEAIRAQVGDEKVICGLSGGVDSAVAAALVHKAVGSQLTCVFVDTGLMRRDEGDQVVETFRRHQGIELVHVRAADRFFERLAGVIDPEEKRKTIGELFIRVFEEAAGGLSDARFLVQGTLYPDVIESGTPDAAKIKSHHNVGGLPEDMDFELVEPLRSLFKDEVREVGRELGLPDEIVWRQPFPGPGLGVRIIGEVTPERVAILQHADAVVREEIKAAGLERDIWQAFAVLPDIRSVGVMGDERTYAYPIIVRAVTSEDAMTADWARLPYDVLERISSRVINEVRGVNRVAYDITSKPPGTIEWE
- a CDS encoding GuaB3 family IMP dehydrogenase-related protein, giving the protein MAEIEIGIGKSGRRAYGFDDIAIVPSRRTRDPEDVDISWEIDAFNFELPLMASAMDGVVSPATAIEIGRLGGVGVLNLEGLWTRYEDPDTLFAEIAELPPEKATLRMQDIYSAPIIPELIGERIRQIKEAGVVSCASVTPQRTEAFAKEILDAELDLLVIQGTVVSAEHVSKTAEPLNLKRFVRELDIPVIVGGCASYQAALHLMRTGAAGVLVGVGPGHACTTRAVLGLGVPQATAIADARAARMRHLDETGVYVHVIADGGMGTGGDIAKAIVCGADAVMIGSPLAAASEAPGRGYHWGMATFHPTLPRGARVQTVTRGTLEEILVGPAHENDGRMNLFGGLRTSMATCGYESVKEFQKAEVMVAPALQTEGKNLQKAQGVGMGH